The Roseovarius sp. EL26 genome has a window encoding:
- a CDS encoding 2,3,4,5-tetrahydropyridine-2,6-dicarboxylate N-succinyltransferase gives MLDRIEFSHVIGIAWDRFQKGDNWKTADAVEAIGEVITMLDDGRIRAAERVDTTSNRQDAWQTNDWVIQALQLSDDMADFTSISGGPQHGSWWDKTTSKFADWSLEQFERADFRIVPNCHIRKSAFISPGCVIMPSFLDVGVHIGERTTVDTWASVGACSQIGSNVHLSGGVGIGGSLGAEPTIIEDHCFIGARSEIKSGVWVGEGAVVSMGVLIDESTPIIKRDTDEQWTGYIPPYSVVVPGTIPIKSDQHDLELSRYCAVVIKVVDARTRGKVEINDLLRG, from the coding sequence ATGCTAGATCGAATAGAATTCTCTCACGTCATTGGAATAGCTTGGGATCGGTTCCAGAAGGGCGATAATTGGAAAACCGCTGATGCGGTTGAAGCCATCGGCGAGGTGATCACAATGCTAGATGATGGCCGTATCCGAGCCGCTGAGAGGGTAGATACTACGTCTAATAGACAAGACGCCTGGCAAACAAATGACTGGGTTATCCAAGCTTTGCAGTTGTCTGATGACATGGCCGATTTCACCTCAATATCAGGTGGCCCTCAACATGGATCGTGGTGGGATAAAACAACATCGAAGTTCGCTGATTGGTCGCTTGAACAATTTGAGCGGGCTGATTTTCGCATTGTTCCGAATTGCCACATTCGGAAATCAGCCTTTATTTCTCCAGGTTGCGTGATTATGCCATCATTCTTGGACGTTGGAGTTCATATTGGAGAACGCACCACAGTCGATACCTGGGCGTCTGTTGGCGCATGTTCACAGATCGGATCTAACGTCCACCTATCTGGTGGTGTTGGGATTGGTGGAAGCCTCGGAGCAGAGCCGACCATCATTGAAGATCATTGTTTTATAGGCGCACGGTCCGAAATCAAATCTGGCGTTTGGGTCGGGGAAGGCGCAGTCGTGTCTATGGGTGTGTTAATCGATGAATCTACCCCAATCATTAAACGGGACACCGATGAGCAGTGGACAGGTTACATCCCGCCCTACTCAGTCGTTGTACCTGGCACGATTCCAATCAAATCAGACCAGCATGATCTCGAATTATCGCGATATTGCGCTGTAGTAATTAAGGTGGTCGACGCTAGAACCCGTGGCAAAGTCGAGATAAACGATCTTCTCAGAGGGTGA
- a CDS encoding LysE family translocator, whose amino-acid sequence MPNYDLLLTFMLATMTFAWIPGPAMMYTTSRTVAQGKRAGWMAALGIHAGGYVHVLAAALGLALLFETVPVLYIALKTLGAAYLCYIGYKIISSDESLTKTGDFAVQKSGVIAFWESATVEILNPKTAIFFIAFLPQFTDASAVLPMWSQFLILGVAVNIIFSIPDAVCVMLSSKVLSVLENSGRVSRWPKVIGGSFLMMLGISLLFEQK is encoded by the coding sequence GTGCCTAACTATGATCTATTGCTGACATTCATGCTGGCAACAATGACTTTTGCTTGGATACCAGGGCCTGCGATGATGTACACTACGTCACGCACCGTGGCTCAAGGAAAGCGTGCTGGCTGGATGGCAGCGCTAGGGATTCATGCCGGAGGATATGTGCATGTGTTGGCTGCAGCACTTGGTTTGGCCTTGCTCTTCGAGACGGTTCCAGTGCTCTACATTGCACTGAAAACACTGGGTGCAGCGTACCTATGTTACATAGGCTATAAGATCATCAGTTCAGATGAATCCTTAACAAAAACAGGGGATTTTGCCGTGCAAAAAAGCGGCGTCATTGCGTTTTGGGAAAGCGCTACAGTTGAAATATTGAATCCTAAAACCGCGATCTTCTTCATAGCGTTCTTGCCTCAATTCACAGACGCCTCGGCGGTTTTACCCATGTGGAGTCAATTTTTAATCTTGGGCGTCGCAGTAAACATCATATTCTCGATACCAGATGCGGTATGCGTCATGTTGTCATCGAAAGTGTTATCGGTTTTAGAAAACTCAGGCAGGGTATCACGCTGGCCCAAGGTAATTGGTGGGTCATTTTTAATGATGCTTGGTATCTCATTACTCTTTGAGCAGAAATAG
- a CDS encoding glutathione S-transferase family protein, translating into MKLLYSPGTCSLAPHLVLEEIGEPYEIEFVSNRDGSTRTEAFLKINPKGQIPVLMDGDSLITEVPAILFYLAAKHPNSNLMPNDPFRMSRMIEWMNWLAVTQATAISGYYRPDKYSKIKERHAEIVDNSLIKAHEQYILFDQKLRDGLWVAESFSIVDPYLMVLFRWGNMIGIDMSKFSNLTRHAHAMEARDATKTVLRKEDISIWG; encoded by the coding sequence ATGAAACTTTTATACTCCCCAGGAACTTGTTCGCTTGCACCGCACCTTGTTCTGGAAGAGATTGGCGAACCCTATGAGATCGAATTTGTATCGAACCGTGACGGAAGCACTCGAACCGAAGCCTTTCTAAAGATAAACCCTAAGGGGCAAATCCCTGTGTTGATGGATGGTGATAGCCTCATAACAGAAGTACCAGCAATCTTATTTTATCTAGCGGCTAAGCATCCAAATTCCAATTTGATGCCAAACGATCCATTTAGAATGAGCCGAATGATAGAATGGATGAATTGGCTCGCCGTAACTCAAGCGACGGCCATTTCCGGGTATTATAGACCAGATAAATACTCAAAAATCAAAGAGCGACATGCTGAAATCGTTGATAATAGTTTGATAAAAGCACACGAGCAATACATACTATTTGATCAAAAACTTAGGGATGGATTGTGGGTAGCAGAGTCGTTCTCAATAGTTGATCCCTACTTGATGGTTCTCTTTCGTTGGGGAAACATGATTGGAATAGACATGAGTAAGTTCTCTAATCTCACCCGGCATGCCCATGCCATGGAAGCGCGTGACGCGACTAAGACGGTGTTACGCAAGGAAGATATATCGATTTGGGGTTAG
- a CDS encoding AAA family ATPase: MVKTESEAMLEILDWSQDRPVWQRDALRRLISSTEPLSDRDILELTELCKNSTLPTDPLASEHITAQKSGAPTVALKALRNVQNVNALAENQSLTFIPKGVTIIYGDNGAGKSGYVRILKSACRARWKRGREDEILANIYGTPTGPQRAEVEFHAGAQVQKSEWTSDSASAALLSEISVFDTRTANVHVEETNDLAYTPFPMRLLERLVLSCKGVKENLDREVADLKRQTPQSISAPKCSQQTQVGQAIASLSKDTDVETISDLANLSDAEVARLAELNADFAQDPQVAARRLRAQRSRLQSLHEDLQNVLNSVSSANIEKLRSLAADLKNKSEAAAVASEGLSKDETLKGVGSETWLALWDAARAYSVQEAYPGIAFPVADAGSHCVLCQQELDGDASTRLKRFEDFVQDKTQKEEKDARQALDAIRDQIAEATIPVTKVLGAKRFLGDELGKPELADELRRVALLLMWRRRLALRSNGDTVPELASFDPTPLNAVMDALESRAQAMLADDESEDRKALKAELSELQDRQWLAGIVDDVTAEIDRLKQVDELETALKDTRPGSITQKNTSLSEALITDRLRGRFLREIDHLNLAGLEIELAQARSQHGVSRFRVSLIESSSSNAGDILSEGEYRCVALAGFMAELATNDSGSGIIFDDPVSSLDHLHRKAIAQRLAEEGRSRQVIVFTHDLPFLFMLRGACTHVDDPAMRTDVALRHIQKKNRTPGHCRNEAPDKAQDAQARLKTMRKHLANCRVQYENDPDSTEWSVTATGLVGNLRQTWETAIEDAVSPVLRTFSSKVDTKGFAKLSAITEADATTMRQHYGVCSELLHKASDALNPIVPTPDDIDREFDALQNWLNALAQRQKSIKVG; the protein is encoded by the coding sequence TTGGTAAAAACTGAATCTGAGGCAATGCTCGAAATTCTGGACTGGTCCCAGGATAGACCGGTTTGGCAAAGGGACGCACTGCGCCGATTGATTTCCAGCACGGAGCCGTTGTCAGATCGGGACATCCTTGAACTGACAGAGTTGTGCAAGAACTCTACGCTGCCAACTGACCCATTGGCATCGGAGCATATCACCGCTCAGAAGTCGGGTGCGCCTACAGTTGCCTTGAAAGCTCTCCGCAATGTTCAAAATGTCAACGCGCTCGCAGAAAACCAGTCGCTCACCTTTATTCCAAAGGGTGTAACCATAATCTATGGGGACAATGGTGCTGGAAAATCCGGTTACGTCCGCATCCTGAAAAGTGCATGCCGAGCTAGATGGAAACGCGGGCGCGAAGACGAGATTTTGGCCAATATCTATGGTACGCCGACTGGACCGCAGCGCGCAGAAGTCGAATTTCACGCTGGAGCGCAGGTTCAGAAATCAGAATGGACCAGTGACTCTGCGTCTGCCGCGCTGCTTTCCGAGATCAGTGTATTCGACACACGGACGGCAAACGTACACGTCGAGGAAACAAACGATCTGGCTTATACGCCATTCCCAATGAGGTTGCTGGAGCGTCTTGTGTTGTCATGCAAGGGCGTAAAGGAAAACCTTGACCGCGAAGTCGCGGATTTGAAGCGGCAAACTCCACAAAGCATTTCAGCGCCCAAGTGTTCCCAGCAAACTCAGGTGGGTCAAGCCATTGCGTCTCTCAGTAAGGATACAGATGTAGAAACGATTTCTGACCTTGCCAACCTTTCTGACGCAGAGGTTGCCCGGCTGGCCGAACTCAATGCAGACTTCGCTCAGGACCCTCAAGTCGCAGCTAGGAGGCTGCGGGCGCAAAGAAGTAGATTGCAGTCGCTCCATGAGGATTTGCAGAACGTCCTCAATTCGGTTTCTTCGGCAAACATCGAAAAGCTAAGAAGCCTTGCCGCGGACCTTAAGAATAAGAGCGAAGCGGCTGCCGTTGCCTCAGAAGGGCTCTCCAAAGACGAAACTCTAAAGGGTGTTGGCTCCGAAACCTGGCTCGCGCTCTGGGACGCAGCCAGGGCCTATTCGGTGCAAGAAGCTTATCCCGGTATCGCCTTCCCTGTGGCGGACGCTGGATCACATTGTGTTCTTTGCCAGCAGGAACTGGATGGGGATGCCAGCACTCGGTTGAAACGGTTTGAGGACTTCGTTCAGGACAAGACACAAAAGGAAGAAAAAGACGCTCGGCAGGCATTGGATGCCATACGAGACCAGATAGCCGAGGCTACAATTCCAGTGACGAAGGTTTTGGGCGCAAAGCGATTTCTTGGTGATGAGCTTGGAAAGCCCGAGCTTGCTGATGAGTTGCGCCGGGTAGCTCTGCTATTGATGTGGCGAAGACGGCTCGCTCTTCGATCCAACGGTGATACCGTTCCTGAACTGGCCAGCTTCGATCCGACTCCTCTGAACGCGGTCATGGATGCTCTCGAAAGCCGCGCGCAAGCTATGTTGGCCGATGACGAAAGCGAAGACCGCAAGGCTTTGAAAGCGGAACTTAGCGAATTGCAAGATCGTCAATGGTTGGCTGGAATCGTTGATGATGTCACTGCTGAAATAGATCGCCTGAAACAAGTCGATGAATTGGAAACAGCACTCAAGGACACAAGACCCGGCTCAATTACTCAGAAAAACACGTCTTTGTCCGAGGCTTTGATAACTGATCGCTTGCGTGGCCGATTTCTCAGGGAGATTGATCATCTGAATTTGGCGGGTCTCGAAATTGAACTAGCGCAAGCCCGATCACAGCACGGCGTTTCTAGATTCCGTGTAAGCTTAATTGAAAGCAGTTCCAGCAATGCTGGTGATATTCTAAGCGAAGGGGAATATCGTTGCGTCGCTCTTGCTGGCTTCATGGCCGAACTCGCAACCAACGACAGCGGCTCAGGTATTATTTTCGATGATCCGGTTTCATCGCTGGACCACCTTCACAGAAAAGCCATCGCACAAAGGTTGGCTGAAGAAGGGCGGAGCAGGCAGGTGATAGTATTTACCCATGACCTGCCGTTTTTATTCATGCTCAGGGGCGCATGTACTCATGTGGATGATCCTGCGATGAGGACCGACGTCGCCTTAAGGCATATCCAGAAGAAGAATAGGACACCCGGTCATTGCCGCAACGAGGCACCTGACAAAGCTCAAGATGCGCAGGCTCGTCTTAAGACCATGCGCAAGCACCTAGCGAATTGCCGTGTTCAGTACGAAAATGATCCGGACAGCACAGAGTGGTCGGTCACTGCAACAGGGCTGGTCGGAAACCTGAGGCAAACGTGGGAAACCGCCATAGAAGATGCTGTTTCTCCGGTGTTGAGAACTTTTTCTTCTAAAGTGGACACCAAAGGCTTTGCGAAGCTTTCTGCGATAACGGAAGCCGATGCAACGACGATGCGCCAGCATTACGGGGTTTGCTCTGAGCTTCTGCACAAAGCATCAGATGCCTTGAACCCAATAGTACCGACACCGGATGACATAGATCGGGAGTTTGATGCTTTGCAGAATTGGCTCAACGCGCTTGCCCAACGTCAAAAGAGCATCAAGGTCGGATGA
- a CDS encoding recombinase family protein has protein sequence MLDRRKNLVQKESMKIGYARVSTEEQNLDLQIEALTEVGCDRIITDQAKSGATEAESRAGFSKAMGLLGDGDLLVVWKLDRVGRSIADLIHLLKLFGDRGIEFRSLTDGIDTTTPGGRLVFHIMGALAEFERDLIQERTKAGLRAAKKRGKRLGRPSALTAAQIQHAKTAIEAKSETVSGMAEILGVNRSTLQRALKRDIGASV, from the coding sequence GTGCTGGACCGCCGCAAAAACCTCGTGCAAAAAGAATCTATGAAAATCGGCTATGCAAGGGTGTCTACAGAGGAACAGAACCTCGATCTACAGATCGAGGCGCTAACCGAAGTCGGGTGCGACCGTATCATCACCGATCAAGCGAAGAGCGGTGCAACGGAAGCCGAAAGCCGGGCCGGATTTTCTAAAGCAATGGGGCTGCTTGGCGATGGCGATCTTCTTGTGGTCTGGAAACTGGACAGGGTAGGGCGGTCAATCGCTGACCTCATTCATCTTCTGAAGCTGTTCGGGGATCGCGGGATCGAATTTCGCAGCCTGACAGACGGGATCGACACGACGACGCCAGGCGGGCGACTGGTGTTTCACATTATGGGAGCTTTGGCAGAGTTTGAGCGCGACTTGATCCAGGAAAGAACGAAGGCGGGCCTACGTGCTGCGAAGAAACGCGGCAAGCGTCTCGGGCGTCCGTCAGCCCTAACGGCGGCGCAAATCCAGCACGCGAAGACTGCAATCGAGGCCAAGAGCGAGACTGTTTCCGGAATGGCGGAGATCCTTGGTGTGAACCGCAGCACCTTACAACGGGCATTAAAACGAGACATTGGTGCATCGGTTTAG
- a CDS encoding DMT family transporter, whose translation MAENLEGKNQQPVDRVLLGLVLMAAAMFVIPLRDGIAKHMTDALPVFTIAWGTYVAAAMVAVPIAMRLHGREALLPAGLRSQTARTLLLVGSMTVFFFSIRTVPLANAISAYFVAPFVATALAPFVLSERLTFPIICAVVGGFIGVIIVLRPDGNFDANILWAVLAGILFAFYMLATRLAARQAPPMAALAYQALLGAIVLTPFTLWSGLGEVSSFIGLFAAVGVLQSLSHGLSIAAFRFAPAGILAPLVYLEIVAAVIVGFMVFGDWPEAHIWLGIAIILCAGALVAIKRS comes from the coding sequence GTGGCAGAAAATTTGGAGGGTAAAAATCAGCAGCCGGTTGACCGAGTTTTGCTTGGTCTCGTTTTGATGGCCGCCGCGATGTTCGTCATTCCGTTGAGGGATGGCATCGCGAAGCACATGACAGATGCTCTGCCAGTCTTCACCATCGCGTGGGGCACTTATGTCGCCGCAGCCATGGTTGCCGTTCCAATCGCGATGAGACTTCACGGACGTGAAGCACTGTTACCAGCCGGATTAAGGTCGCAGACAGCGCGAACTTTGTTGCTGGTCGGATCGATGACCGTGTTCTTCTTCTCCATTCGAACGGTTCCACTTGCGAACGCAATATCAGCATACTTTGTTGCGCCATTCGTTGCCACCGCTCTGGCACCGTTTGTTTTGTCAGAACGTCTTACATTTCCGATAATTTGCGCTGTAGTTGGCGGCTTTATTGGCGTCATCATTGTCCTGCGCCCTGATGGAAATTTCGACGCCAATATCCTCTGGGCTGTCTTGGCTGGCATCCTGTTTGCGTTCTATATGCTCGCCACCCGGCTTGCCGCGCGGCAGGCACCACCGATGGCAGCGCTAGCCTATCAGGCGCTCCTTGGTGCAATCGTCCTAACGCCATTTACTCTATGGTCAGGGTTGGGAGAGGTTTCTTCTTTTATAGGTTTGTTTGCAGCAGTGGGAGTGCTGCAAAGCCTATCTCACGGTTTGTCTATCGCAGCCTTCCGGTTCGCACCTGCAGGAATACTTGCGCCACTTGTCTACTTGGAGATTGTCGCGGCAGTCATTGTTGGATTTATGGTGTTCGGTGACTGGCCCGAAGCACATATTTGGCTTGGCATCGCAATTATTCTGTGCGCGGGGGCTCTGGTGGCTATAAAACGATCATAG
- a CDS encoding MBL fold metallo-hydrolase gives MDLNPKNLPVAEDWFQIDPADEFGIRRIREPYAKGGSIWFVEGEDKCLLVDTSIGVAPIRAFLETVSDKPIVAFASVGYYDHAGGLHQFDDRLIHKYDAHRVRSPNRQSSVVEFYFGNALKALPHEGFEPDDYELTACEPTRVLSDGDTIDLGDRIFEVLHLPGITEGTCGLFERKTAVLFTGEALVWNGDEIYDGEPPERSDDADNKAFCASIKRLRDLPAVIVYPGHGQRQYPQIMRQVIASYFA, from the coding sequence ATGGACCTCAATCCCAAAAATCTACCTGTTGCAGAAGACTGGTTCCAAATTGACCCCGCAGATGAATTTGGCATTCGACGCATAAGAGAGCCTTACGCGAAGGGAGGCAGTATCTGGTTTGTCGAAGGCGAAGATAAGTGCTTATTGGTTGATACTAGCATAGGTGTAGCGCCCATCAGAGCGTTTCTCGAAACGGTTTCAGATAAACCGATAGTCGCTTTTGCTTCAGTTGGCTATTATGATCATGCTGGCGGCTTGCATCAGTTTGATGATCGGCTAATTCACAAATACGATGCCCACCGGGTTCGGTCTCCCAACCGGCAAAGCTCGGTTGTGGAATTCTACTTTGGTAACGCATTGAAGGCTTTGCCGCATGAGGGTTTCGAACCTGACGACTACGAATTGACCGCATGCGAGCCGACACGGGTCCTGAGCGATGGCGACACCATTGACCTCGGAGACCGTATCTTCGAGGTCTTACATCTTCCAGGCATCACCGAGGGAACATGTGGTCTATTTGAGCGAAAGACAGCCGTTTTGTTTACCGGCGAAGCATTGGTTTGGAATGGTGATGAAATTTACGATGGCGAACCACCTGAGCGAAGCGATGACGCAGATAACAAAGCGTTTTGCGCTTCAATCAAACGCTTGCGCGACCTTCCTGCCGTAATAGTTTATCCGGGGCATGGTCAGCGACAATATCCACAAATAATGAGGCAAGTGATTGCATCTTACTTTGCCTAG
- a CDS encoding RidA family protein produces the protein MSEQTQSTGRSHGSRIFVTDVPGVPLSPSPISNAVVVGNTCHISGQLAVYDDGYLSGSAGEEAGRAFDLVFKIAEAAGFGSEDIVYVDIAFADIQRDLAAVNEVCRARFSQFPARTVYEAAKLPYGAKVKIQAIAMKEGI, from the coding sequence ATGAGTGAACAAACTCAATCCACCGGACGTAGTCATGGATCGCGTATCTTTGTCACGGACGTTCCAGGTGTGCCTTTATCGCCGTCGCCAATCTCCAACGCAGTCGTTGTTGGAAATACTTGTCATATCTCGGGTCAACTGGCTGTATATGATGACGGCTATCTATCAGGCAGCGCAGGTGAAGAGGCTGGACGTGCTTTTGATCTGGTTTTTAAGATTGCTGAGGCCGCCGGTTTTGGCTCGGAAGATATCGTCTATGTTGATATCGCATTTGCTGACATTCAACGCGATCTTGCGGCAGTAAATGAAGTCTGTCGAGCGCGGTTCTCGCAGTTCCCGGCAAGGACAGTCTACGAGGCTGCAAAGCTACCCTATGGAGCAAAAGTCAAGATACAGGCTATCGCCATGAAAGAGGGTATTTGA
- a CDS encoding DJ-1/PfpI family protein — translation MRTLAALVFPGFQTLDFFGPIEMLGDGTYDIEIVTVAQAAGPIPSRHGQNIIAETSLSDRTDYDLMLIPGGDTALEEGKNPEILQWIRDVSEKAERVMAVCTGTVLLGMTGLLDGRRATTNKLDFNGTVHLAPSVDWVKEARWVEDGKFFTSSGVSAGMDMALAVLADLYGVEKAEETAIGSEYTWRRNSNDDPFAKLAGLV, via the coding sequence ATGAGAACGTTAGCGGCACTCGTCTTTCCGGGGTTTCAAACCCTCGATTTCTTTGGCCCAATCGAAATGCTTGGTGACGGCACTTACGACATCGAGATAGTGACAGTTGCGCAAGCGGCCGGCCCCATTCCGAGTCGTCATGGCCAGAACATTATCGCCGAAACCAGCTTGAGTGACCGCACAGACTACGATCTGATGCTCATTCCCGGCGGTGATACTGCTCTTGAGGAAGGCAAGAACCCAGAAATACTTCAATGGATTAGAGATGTCAGCGAAAAGGCTGAACGTGTCATGGCTGTATGTACCGGCACGGTTTTGCTCGGGATGACCGGTCTACTGGACGGAAGACGTGCGACAACGAATAAGCTGGACTTCAACGGAACCGTGCACCTCGCGCCAAGCGTTGATTGGGTAAAAGAGGCGAGGTGGGTGGAAGACGGAAAGTTCTTCACGTCATCAGGTGTTTCCGCGGGAATGGATATGGCGCTTGCGGTGCTGGCCGATTTGTATGGGGTCGAGAAAGCGGAAGAGACAGCAATCGGATCAGAATACACTTGGCGCAGGAATTCAAACGATGATCCATTTGCAAAACTCGCGGGGTTGGTCTGA